Proteins from one Cryptomeria japonica chromosome 4, Sugi_1.0, whole genome shotgun sequence genomic window:
- the LOC131042127 gene encoding arogenate dehydratase/prephenate dehydratase 2, chloroplastic produces the protein MALAMRTTYIHKIACERPLDRKASAKARPRIGDQLKFQRSEVDRLERIYNDPLLSSNNNINDLLLPVKPKLPGDFYEGKPVKVAYQGARGSYSHEAAVEAFKRCEALPCPENMYSAFEALESGAADTAVVAVENSLDGVVGRNYDLLLRHRNIHIVGEVILKVNHCLLGLNGINGIRRILGHPQALSHCRRRLQTLNATVEAVDCAPEAARLVVKRECCDVAVICSGVAGRELGLRVLEPAMQDDDDNFTRFLVLAKHLQVASEATGRTCKTTVAFSVETACLFKAVEIFERRGLRVVKIESRPRREKPMRDGVGGFKYFEYVFVVDLEGSVADPEMQGGLSDLEQIAGFVRVVGSYASDL, from the coding sequence ATGGCGTTGGCCATGAGGACGACATATATACACAAGATTGCTTGCGAGCGCCCCTTAGACAGAAAGGCTTCAGCTAAAGCAAGGCCCAGAATTGGCGACCAGCTGAAGTTTCAGCGATCAGAAGTAGATCGCCTGGAACGAATTTATAATGACCCGTTACTCTCGAGCAATAATAACATTAATGATTTGCTATTACCGGTAAAACCCAAATTGCCAGGGGATTTTTACGAAGGCAAACCAGTGAAAGTAGCGTACCAGGGAGCGCGCGGATCGTACAGCCATGAGGCGGCAGTTGAAGCATTCAAGCGGTGCGAGGCACTTCCCTGCCCAGAAAATATGTACTCGGCCTTCGAAGCTCTGGAAAGCGGCGCTGCTGATACAGCAGTGGTGGCGGTGGAAAATTCTTTAGACGGTGTCGTAGGCAGAAACTACGATCTGTTGTTGCGCCACCGGAATATACACATCGTGGGGGAGGTGATTCTGAAAGTTAATCATTGTCTATTGGGGCTAAATGGCATAAATGGCATAAGACGGATTCTCGGCCACCCGCAGGCGCTGAGTCACTGCCGCCGCCGGTTGCAGACTCTGAACGCCACCGTTGAGGCCGTCGATTGTGCCCCCGAGGCGGCGCGTTTAGTGGTCAAGAGAGAATGTTGTGACGTGGCAGTTATTTGCAGCGGCGTTGCTGGGCGGGAATTAGGGCTCCGTGTTTTGGAGCCGGCGATGCAGGATGATGACGATAACTTTACGCGGTTTCTTGTTCTTGCTAAACATTTACAGGTGGCTTCGGAAGCCACCGGCAGAACTTGCAAAACAACGGTGGCGTTTTCTGTAGAAACTGCTTGTCTGTTCAAGGCTGTGGAGATTTTCGAAAGGAGAGGGTTGAGAGTTGTGAAGATCGAGAGCCGGCCGAGAAGGGAAAAGCCGATGAGAGACGGCGTGGGAGGTTTCAAGTATTTTGAGTATGTTTTTGTGGTGGATTTGGAAGGATCGGTTGCAGATCCTGAAATGCAAGGAGGTCTTTCTGATTTGGAACAAATTGCAGGGTTCGTTAGAGTTGTTGGGAGTTATGCCAGCGATTTATAG